A window of the Nocardia sp. NBC_01329 genome harbors these coding sequences:
- a CDS encoding DUF1772 domain-containing protein, protein MSVSIQILAAVAVLTNAVVYGTDTLAALVVRSVNRRLDDTTMTLNAGWGHYYADLRMPPIGITGVVSALIASVSAAVGGYTVPAVAAGLAVLALVAWLVLYARIAKPVNNAQKAAAQSGIIPPDARALQDRWESILYPRVGLQMIALIALVVAIATA, encoded by the coding sequence ATGTCCGTGTCGATCCAGATCCTCGCCGCCGTCGCGGTGCTCACCAACGCCGTCGTCTACGGCACCGACACCCTCGCCGCGCTGGTCGTGCGATCGGTCAACCGCCGGCTCGACGACACCACCATGACCCTCAACGCGGGGTGGGGCCACTACTACGCCGATCTCCGGATGCCGCCCATCGGTATCACCGGAGTGGTGAGTGCGCTGATCGCATCGGTGTCGGCCGCCGTCGGTGGCTACACCGTGCCCGCCGTCGCGGCGGGGCTGGCCGTGCTCGCTCTCGTCGCGTGGCTGGTGCTGTATGCGCGGATCGCGAAGCCGGTCAACAACGCGCAGAAGGCAGCGGCGCAGTCCGGGATCATTCCGCCGGACGCGCGCGCCCTACAGGACCGCTGGGAAAGCATCCTCTATCCGCGGGTCGGCCTGCAGATGATCGCGTTGATCGCGCTCGTGGTCGCAATCGCAACGGCCTGA
- a CDS encoding DUF4267 domain-containing protein gives MITTPRLTTALVLFGAAFIFYIGINYLIAPESIATGFGLPEWPTGDAVAFLNLKGIRDTVSGILILVLLALGQRFALGVTMLAVALIPIGDMTTVLSYDGSTAAAFGIHGLTAVLVALTGVLLLREPRNPAPARA, from the coding sequence ATGATCACCACCCCTCGTCTCACGACTGCACTGGTGCTGTTCGGGGCCGCGTTCATCTTCTATATCGGGATCAACTACCTGATCGCTCCCGAGTCGATCGCCACCGGATTCGGGCTGCCGGAGTGGCCGACCGGCGACGCCGTGGCATTTTTGAACCTCAAAGGCATTCGGGACACCGTGAGCGGCATCCTCATCCTCGTGCTGCTGGCGCTCGGGCAACGATTCGCGCTCGGTGTCACCATGCTCGCTGTCGCGCTGATCCCCATCGGCGATATGACCACCGTCCTGTCCTACGACGGTTCCACTGCCGCTGCCTTCGGAATCCACGGCCTCACGGCAGTACTGGTGGCACTCACCGGAGTGTTGCTCCTGCGCGAACCCCGGAACCCGGCCCCGGCTCGGGCATAA
- a CDS encoding TetR/AcrR family transcriptional regulator, with translation MSVQNRRERERAERHRLIIDTARELAETEGWDAVTVRKLADRIEYSQPVLYSHFAGKRAIVTAVAEDGITELAVRLRSARTSATTDSEALAAVARAYSEFATERPAVYDAMFAMSTDLQFGPDAPQPLRDAFAELVTVLGPFAGDDDVESFTETGWSALHGLATLERGERLRPGLREARLAILCRLLERARVPDSSQHR, from the coding sequence ATGAGCGTGCAGAACAGGCGGGAACGAGAACGAGCCGAACGCCACCGGCTGATCATCGACACAGCGCGCGAATTGGCGGAAACCGAGGGCTGGGACGCGGTCACCGTCCGGAAGCTCGCCGACCGGATCGAATACAGCCAACCCGTGCTCTACAGCCATTTCGCCGGTAAACGCGCCATCGTCACGGCCGTCGCGGAGGACGGGATCACCGAGCTCGCCGTCAGATTGCGCAGCGCCAGGACATCCGCCACCACCGATTCCGAAGCACTGGCCGCGGTCGCCCGCGCCTACAGCGAATTCGCGACCGAGCGGCCCGCCGTATACGACGCCATGTTCGCCATGTCCACCGATCTGCAATTCGGGCCGGATGCCCCGCAACCCCTACGCGACGCGTTCGCCGAACTGGTCACCGTACTCGGCCCCTTCGCCGGAGACGACGACGTGGAATCCTTCACCGAAACCGGCTGGAGCGCACTACACGGCCTGGCCACCCTCGAACGCGGCGAGCGGTTGCGCCCCGGGCTCCGCGAGGCTCGGCTGGCGATTCTGTGCCGGTTACTGGAACGGGCTCGGGTCCCGGATTCCTCGCAGCACAGATGA
- a CDS encoding DUF1304 domain-containing protein, with translation MFIAIAAFAAVSVLLHVYIWYLESFAWTGAARGVFGTSAEEAVATRELAYNQGFYNLFLAIIAGVGIIVAVAGDREIGVTLIFAGTAAMLGAATVLLVSSPDKRASAVKQGAAPLVTVVFGVIWAFTG, from the coding sequence ATGTTCATCGCCATCGCAGCATTCGCGGCGGTTTCGGTGCTGTTGCACGTCTATATCTGGTATCTGGAATCGTTCGCGTGGACCGGGGCCGCTCGGGGCGTTTTCGGCACCAGCGCCGAAGAAGCCGTAGCGACCCGCGAACTGGCCTACAACCAGGGCTTCTACAACCTGTTCCTGGCGATCATCGCGGGTGTGGGGATCATCGTCGCGGTGGCCGGCGACCGGGAAATCGGGGTGACGTTGATCTTCGCCGGAACGGCCGCGATGCTGGGTGCCGCGACAGTCCTGCTGGTCTCGTCACCGGACAAACGCGCATCGGCGGTGAAACAAGGTGCGGCACCGCTGGTCACGGTGGTCTTCGGAGTCATCTGGGCGTTCACCGGGTGA
- a CDS encoding DNA polymerase III subunit delta': MVGVFERLVGQDSVTADLTAAAIAGRTGVAGGAMTHSWLFTGPPGSGRSVAALCFAAALQCADPEEPGCGNCHACTTTMAGTHGDVRRVVPEGLSISTKEMRGIVQIAARRPSTGRWQVVVIEDADRLTEAAGNVLLKVVEEPPERTVFLLCAPSVDPEDISVTLRSRCRHVHLVTPGAPAIARVLREHDGLDPETAEWAAGVSSGHLGRARRLATDDEARDRRRRALDLVTAVTRGTGYPAADELVKAADDEAKQLSAERDEHERDELATALGAGGTGKGAAGATRGSAGALKDLERRQKSRATRTGRDALDRALLDIAGLYRDALAMSFGDTNGITMTHPDMADRARELAKRVRPEGLLRSVDAILACREALDQNVKPRFAVAAMAATLIAETS; the protein is encoded by the coding sequence GTGGTGGGTGTCTTCGAGCGTCTCGTGGGTCAGGATTCGGTGACGGCCGATCTGACCGCCGCCGCGATCGCGGGTCGGACCGGGGTCGCCGGGGGCGCGATGACCCATTCGTGGCTGTTCACCGGCCCGCCCGGTTCCGGGCGTTCGGTGGCTGCGCTCTGCTTCGCGGCAGCATTGCAATGCGCCGATCCCGAAGAGCCCGGTTGCGGGAACTGCCATGCCTGCACCACGACGATGGCCGGAACTCACGGCGATGTTCGTCGCGTGGTACCCGAGGGGCTGAGTATCTCGACCAAGGAGATGCGCGGGATCGTGCAGATCGCGGCCCGGCGCCCCAGCACCGGCCGCTGGCAGGTGGTGGTGATCGAGGACGCCGACCGGCTCACCGAGGCCGCGGGCAACGTCCTGCTCAAAGTGGTCGAGGAGCCGCCGGAACGGACGGTGTTCCTGCTGTGCGCGCCGTCGGTGGATCCGGAGGACATCTCGGTCACCCTGCGCTCCCGATGCCGGCATGTACACCTGGTCACCCCCGGCGCCCCCGCGATCGCCCGGGTGCTGCGCGAACACGACGGCCTCGACCCGGAAACAGCGGAATGGGCGGCTGGCGTGAGCTCCGGTCATCTCGGTCGCGCTCGGCGCCTGGCCACCGACGACGAGGCCCGTGACCGCCGTCGCCGCGCCCTCGATCTGGTAACGGCGGTGACCCGCGGCACCGGCTACCCGGCGGCCGACGAATTGGTGAAAGCCGCCGACGACGAGGCGAAACAGCTCAGCGCCGAACGCGACGAGCACGAGCGCGACGAACTCGCCACCGCGCTGGGCGCCGGCGGCACCGGTAAAGGCGCGGCTGGCGCTACCCGCGGTTCGGCAGGTGCTCTCAAGGACCTCGAACGCCGCCAGAAATCCCGAGCCACCCGCACCGGCCGCGACGCCCTGGACCGCGCCCTCCTCGATATCGCCGGTCTCTACCGAGACGCCCTCGCAATGAGCTTCGGTGACACCAACGGCATCACCATGACCCACCCGGATATGGCCGACCGCGCCCGCGAACTGGCAAAGCGGGTCCGCCCCGAGGGGCTGCTCCGCTCCGTCGACGCGATCCTCGCCTGCCGCGAAGCCCTCGACCAGAACGTCAAGCCCCGCTTCGCGGTCGCCGCGATGGCCGCCACTCTCATCGCGGAAACCTCGTGA